A part of Terriglobus roseus genomic DNA contains:
- a CDS encoding TfoX/Sxy family protein, producing MARDAGLEAMVEEALEDLRVTRKAMFGGMAWMYRGNLVCGARVGHLLVRLGKGNDAWALALPGVTQMMSGKPMNGWVRVPAAVYADDAVRKRLLDAAKAFVATLPAKE from the coding sequence ATGGCGCGCGATGCAGGCTTAGAAGCGATGGTGGAAGAGGCGCTGGAAGATTTGCGCGTGACACGCAAGGCCATGTTCGGCGGAATGGCGTGGATGTATCGCGGCAACCTGGTGTGCGGCGCACGCGTGGGACACCTGCTGGTGCGCTTGGGCAAAGGCAATGACGCATGGGCGCTCGCATTGCCGGGCGTAACGCAGATGATGTCAGGCAAGCCAATGAACGGATGGGTCCGTGTGCCCGCAGCAGTCTATGCAGATGACGCGGTGCGCAAACGCCTGCTGGATGCAGCGAAGGCATTCGTGGCAACACTGCCTGCAAAGGAATAA
- the xth gene encoding exodeoxyribonuclease III produces the protein MLIASWNVNSIRARMMHAHDFLQAQQPDVLLMQELKTLEFPAMDFKALGYESVAIGQKSYNGVAILSKLPIETVTTKLDGDDEDTHARFIEAILDEPDGKRLRVVCIYLPNGNPIGTEKFIYKLGWMDRLIHQMMRWKDDPIPTIIGGDFNVIPEDIDCDKPANWVRDALFQPEPRERYRAMQTMGWVDAFRALHPEEAGAYTYWDYFRQAFERNRGIRIDHFLLSPALRPRLESCVIDKTPRGQEKPSDHTPILVTLK, from the coding sequence GTGCTGATTGCAAGCTGGAATGTGAATTCGATCCGTGCGCGGATGATGCATGCGCATGACTTTCTTCAGGCACAGCAACCAGACGTGTTGCTGATGCAGGAGCTGAAGACGCTGGAGTTTCCAGCGATGGACTTCAAGGCGCTGGGCTATGAATCCGTGGCCATCGGCCAGAAGAGTTACAACGGCGTAGCCATCCTTTCCAAGCTCCCCATCGAAACCGTGACCACAAAGCTCGACGGCGATGACGAAGATACACACGCACGCTTCATCGAAGCCATTCTGGATGAACCCGATGGAAAGCGACTGCGCGTCGTCTGCATCTATCTGCCCAACGGCAATCCCATCGGCACAGAGAAGTTCATTTACAAGCTCGGATGGATGGATCGACTCATCCACCAGATGATGCGGTGGAAGGATGACCCGATCCCCACGATCATCGGCGGCGACTTCAATGTCATCCCCGAAGACATCGACTGCGACAAGCCCGCGAACTGGGTTCGCGATGCCCTCTTCCAACCCGAGCCGCGCGAACGCTACCGCGCCATGCAGACCATGGGCTGGGTAGACGCATTCCGTGCACTCCATCCTGAGGAAGCCGGCGCCTACACCTACTGGGATTACTTTCGCCAGGCGTTTGAGCGCAACCGTGGCATCCGGATCGATCACTTCCTGCTGTCGCCTGCCCTGCGTCCACGCCTGGAGTCTTGCGTCATCGATAAGACCCCGCGCGGCCAGGAGAAGCCCAGCGATCACACACCGATCCTGGTCACATTAAAGTAA